Proteins encoded together in one Acidaminococcus timonensis window:
- the fumC gene encoding class II fumarate hydratase, translating into MAKKEEWRLERDSMGEIKVPADRYWGAQSERSFENFKIGTEKMPMEVIRAFAYLKKSAAQANQALDKLDKKRCQIIGKVCDEILKGKLDGNFPLAVWQTGSGTQSNMNVNEVIAHRGNELAGEALLHPNDHVNMSQSSNDTFPTAMHIAAVWEIEKNLLPHLDDLVDAFKKLEKAHKGIVTTGRTHLQDAVPVAFSQEISGWRTMLERNRQELKAAEKGLLELALGGTAVGTGLNAPKGFDKKVAGFIAKNTGFPFVTAPNKFHALTSLDDMVFAHGALKALAANLMKMANDVRWLASGPRDGLGEITIPANEPGSSIMPGKVNPTQCEAVTMVAVQVMGNDAVIGFAASQGNFQLNVFLPVTIYNFLQSVRLLGDVMESFRKNCVVGIRANKDKMAYNLHHSLMLVTALSPYIGYDKCAQVAKLAFKDNISLKEAVLKLGFMEESEFDKVFHPEKMV; encoded by the coding sequence ATGGCGAAAAAAGAAGAATGGCGGCTGGAACGGGATTCCATGGGAGAAATCAAGGTCCCGGCGGACAGATACTGGGGGGCTCAATCGGAGCGGAGCTTCGAGAACTTCAAGATCGGTACGGAAAAGATGCCCATGGAAGTGATCCGGGCTTTTGCCTATCTGAAGAAGAGCGCTGCCCAGGCCAACCAGGCTCTGGACAAACTGGACAAGAAACGGTGCCAGATCATCGGGAAGGTCTGCGATGAGATCCTGAAGGGTAAGCTGGACGGGAACTTTCCGCTGGCAGTCTGGCAGACGGGCAGCGGTACCCAGAGCAACATGAACGTGAACGAGGTCATCGCCCATCGGGGCAATGAACTGGCCGGAGAGGCCCTGCTGCACCCCAATGATCATGTGAACATGTCCCAGAGCTCCAACGATACCTTCCCTACGGCCATGCATATTGCTGCTGTATGGGAAATCGAAAAGAACCTGCTGCCCCACCTGGATGATCTGGTGGACGCTTTCAAAAAGCTGGAAAAGGCCCATAAGGGGATCGTGACCACGGGCCGGACCCATTTGCAGGATGCGGTGCCGGTGGCCTTCTCCCAGGAAATTTCCGGCTGGCGGACCATGCTGGAACGGAACCGCCAGGAACTGAAGGCGGCGGAAAAAGGGCTGCTGGAACTGGCCCTGGGTGGTACGGCTGTAGGCACCGGGTTGAATGCCCCCAAGGGGTTCGACAAGAAGGTAGCCGGGTTCATTGCCAAGAACACCGGTTTCCCCTTTGTGACGGCTCCCAATAAATTCCATGCGCTCACCAGCCTGGATGATATGGTCTTCGCCCACGGTGCCCTGAAGGCACTGGCAGCCAACCTGATGAAGATGGCCAACGATGTGCGGTGGCTGGCTTCCGGGCCCCGGGATGGCCTGGGCGAAATCACCATTCCGGCCAACGAACCGGGTTCCTCCATCATGCCCGGGAAAGTGAACCCTACCCAGTGTGAAGCCGTGACCATGGTGGCTGTGCAGGTCATGGGGAACGATGCCGTCATCGGCTTTGCCGCTTCCCAGGGGAATTTCCAGCTGAACGTGTTCCTGCCGGTGACCATCTACAATTTCCTGCAGAGCGTGCGGCTGCTGGGGGATGTGATGGAATCCTTCCGGAAGAACTGTGTGGTGGGAATCAGGGCCAACAAGGACAAGATGGCCTACAACCTGCATCATTCCCTGATGCTGGTAACGGCCCTGAGCCCGTACATCGGCTACGACAAGTGTGCCCAGGTGGCAAAACTGGCTTTCAAGGACAACATTTCCCTGAAGGAAGCCGTGCTGAAGCTGGGCTTCATGGAAGAAAGCGAGTTCGACAAGGTGTTCCATCCGGAGAAGATGGTATAA